One genomic segment of Catalinimonas alkaloidigena includes these proteins:
- a CDS encoding PepSY-like domain-containing protein, with the protein MKRTIIALAALGAFSFANMETTAQPLSKSNEIVLLQDQRTEIKYEALPEAVRTAFENSQYGQWEVSKVYEITTEEGAQYELTISDGTQNGTLIFDAEGNIIQ; encoded by the coding sequence ATGAAACGTACAATCATCGCTTTAGCTGCACTAGGAGCTTTTTCCTTTGCAAATATGGAAACCACCGCACAGCCATTGTCAAAGAGTAATGAGATCGTTCTTTTGCAAGATCAACGTACCGAAATCAAATATGAAGCACTACCTGAGGCAGTAAGAACTGCTTTTGAAAATTCACAGTATGGCCAGTGGGAAGTTTCAAAGGTATATGAAATAACCACAGAAGAAGGTGCACAATATGAGTTAACAATTAGTGACGGAACACAGAACGGAACACTTATATTTGATGCTGAAGGAAATATTATCCAGTAG
- the xylA gene encoding xylose isomerase → MTKGVQTSEFFPEIGKINYEGRESDHIFSYKFYDEDRVVGNKTMKEHLRFAVAYWHSFCNENSDPFGSGTRDFPWNTSKDPMDNAKYKLEAAFEFFTKLGVPYYCFHDVDIAPEGDTVSKSEKNLQEIVEMAKSYQKSTGVKLLWGTANLFSNPRYMNGASTNPDFEVVCHAGAQVKAALEATVELGGENYVFWGGREGYAALINTNMKRELDHMGHFLRMARDYGRKIGFKGNYLIEPKPAEPSKHQYDFDSATVIGFLRSQGLADDFKINVEQNHAILAGHSFAHDLQTASDAGMLGSIDANMGDVQNGWDTDYFPTDLYDSIHAMMIVLQQGGIAPGGLNFDAKVRRTSSDLEDLFIAHIAGMDTFARGLLIAHDIMENSNFLKMKEDRYASFDSGKGAEYEAGKLKLEDLRNLAEQQGEPKKTSGKIELYETIINNYIK, encoded by the coding sequence ATGACAAAGGGAGTACAGACATCCGAATTTTTTCCAGAGATTGGTAAAATTAACTATGAAGGCAGAGAGTCCGATCATATTTTTTCGTATAAATTTTATGATGAAGACCGAGTGGTAGGCAACAAAACCATGAAGGAGCATTTGCGTTTTGCAGTGGCGTACTGGCATAGCTTCTGCAACGAGAACAGTGACCCTTTTGGCTCAGGCACTCGTGATTTTCCCTGGAATACGAGCAAAGATCCAATGGATAATGCCAAATATAAGCTGGAAGCTGCCTTTGAGTTTTTTACCAAGCTGGGGGTTCCCTATTATTGCTTTCATGATGTAGACATTGCTCCGGAGGGAGATACCGTATCTAAATCTGAGAAGAATCTTCAGGAGATAGTGGAGATGGCGAAGAGCTACCAAAAATCTACCGGGGTGAAGCTCCTTTGGGGTACAGCTAACCTGTTCTCCAACCCTCGTTACATGAATGGTGCTTCTACCAACCCTGACTTTGAAGTGGTGTGCCATGCCGGAGCACAGGTAAAAGCGGCACTGGAAGCTACCGTAGAACTGGGTGGCGAAAACTACGTGTTCTGGGGGGGGCGTGAAGGCTATGCTGCGCTGATCAACACCAATATGAAGCGTGAACTGGACCATATGGGGCATTTTCTGCGTATGGCACGCGACTATGGTCGTAAAATTGGCTTTAAGGGAAATTATCTCATTGAGCCCAAACCAGCTGAGCCTTCTAAGCATCAGTATGATTTTGATTCTGCTACCGTAATAGGATTTTTAAGAAGTCAGGGGTTGGCAGATGACTTTAAGATCAACGTAGAGCAGAACCACGCAATCTTAGCAGGACACTCTTTCGCTCATGATCTGCAAACTGCTTCTGATGCTGGGATGCTGGGTAGTATTGATGCTAACATGGGAGACGTACAGAATGGCTGGGATACCGATTACTTTCCTACCGACCTTTACGACAGCATTCATGCCATGATGATTGTTCTGCAACAAGGGGGAATCGCTCCCGGAGGACTTAACTTTGACGCCAAAGTACGACGTACTTCCTCAGATTTAGAAGATCTATTCATTGCACATATTGCCGGAATGGATACTTTTGCCCGTGGTTTGTTGATCGCCCATGACATTATGGAAAATTCAAACTTCCTGAAAATGAAAGAAGATCGCTATGCCTCTTTTGACTCAGGCAAAGGGGCAGAATATGAAGCAGGTAAGCTTAAACTGGAAGACTTACGCAATCTGGCAGAACAGCAGGGAGAACCTAAGAAAACCAGTGGAAAAATTGAGCTTTACGAAACTATTATCAATAATTATATCAAATGA
- a CDS encoding TIGR02757 family protein: MDQSLLELLETKAEEFNCPAFIEDDPISIPHTYQKKQDIEISGLVAAVLAWGQRKTIIRKCQEFFALMDHVPHDFILHHQEHDLKRFLDFKHRTFNATDALYFIAFLQHYYQQHDSLEDAFATAIKPSDSDVENGLIHFHEHFFSLPDFPQRTRKHIATPARNSACKRLNMYLRWMVRQDDKGVDFGLWHKIKPSQLICPCDLHVDRVARRLGLIRRTQTDWKTALELTQNLRQFDPEDPVRYDFALFGLGIEERMK, translated from the coding sequence TTGGATCAAAGTCTTTTGGAACTGCTTGAAACCAAAGCAGAGGAATTCAACTGTCCGGCTTTTATAGAAGACGACCCCATCAGTATTCCGCACACCTATCAAAAAAAGCAGGATATTGAAATCAGCGGGCTAGTAGCAGCGGTACTGGCCTGGGGTCAACGGAAAACGATCATCCGCAAATGCCAGGAGTTTTTTGCGTTGATGGATCATGTGCCACATGATTTTATTTTGCACCACCAGGAGCATGACCTCAAACGTTTTCTGGATTTTAAACACCGTACTTTTAACGCTACTGACGCTTTGTATTTCATTGCGTTTTTACAGCATTACTATCAGCAGCACGATTCTCTGGAAGATGCTTTTGCAACAGCAATTAAGCCTTCGGATTCTGATGTAGAAAATGGACTCATCCATTTTCATGAGCATTTCTTCAGTCTACCCGATTTTCCCCAAAGAACTCGTAAACATATCGCTACTCCGGCGAGAAACTCAGCCTGTAAGCGACTAAACATGTATCTTCGCTGGATGGTACGTCAGGACGACAAGGGGGTTGACTTCGGTTTATGGCATAAGATCAAACCCTCTCAACTTATCTGCCCCTGTGATCTGCATGTTGACCGGGTAGCCCGGAGGTTGGGCCTGATCAGAAGAACACAAACGGATTGGAAAACCGCACTGGAGCTAACACAAAACCTTCGTCAATTTGACCCTGAAGATCCGGTCAGATATGACTTTGCGCTTTTCGGACTGGGGATAGAAGAACGAATGAAATAA
- a CDS encoding ROK family protein, producing the protein MKEVALGIDIGGTNTKFGFVDRDGNMYGETSISTVKTPPGDVDAYLKYIHEEVEALRGQIPEQLNIVGVGIGAPNGNYFTGTIEYAPNLSFRGIVPLVKLFQKYYNVPMVMTNDANAAAIGEMIYGGAKGMKNFIMITLGTGLGSGFVANGELIYGNDGFAGEMGHLLQDPKGRVCGLGRRGCLEGYVSATGIKRTVFTLLGEMIEDSPLRDVTFNQLTASMITDLAKEGDPIALAAFDQTCDLLGQKLADATAIFSPEAIFLLGGLAKAGKELLFDPTKKYMEHYMFQVFKNKVELFPSALEHRNAAVLGASALAWKEMGINVD; encoded by the coding sequence ATGAAAGAAGTAGCCCTCGGTATAGATATAGGTGGAACCAATACCAAGTTTGGTTTCGTGGATAGAGATGGTAATATGTATGGTGAAACATCCATTTCTACAGTCAAAACACCTCCCGGTGATGTAGATGCTTATCTTAAATATATCCATGAAGAAGTAGAAGCGCTTCGTGGACAGATACCAGAACAGTTGAATATTGTAGGGGTAGGCATAGGTGCACCCAATGGTAATTATTTTACAGGTACCATAGAGTATGCGCCTAATCTTTCTTTTCGGGGTATTGTGCCACTGGTAAAGCTTTTTCAGAAATACTATAATGTCCCCATGGTCATGACCAATGATGCCAATGCTGCTGCGATCGGTGAGATGATTTATGGTGGTGCCAAAGGGATGAAAAACTTTATCATGATTACCCTGGGCACTGGCTTAGGAAGTGGTTTCGTAGCTAATGGCGAGCTTATATACGGTAATGATGGTTTTGCGGGTGAAATGGGACATCTACTGCAAGATCCTAAAGGCAGGGTGTGCGGTCTGGGTCGTAGAGGGTGTCTGGAAGGTTATGTGTCTGCTACGGGTATCAAAAGAACAGTATTCACACTTTTGGGAGAGATGATTGAGGATAGTCCTTTGCGTGACGTGACTTTCAATCAGTTGACCGCCAGCATGATTACTGATCTGGCAAAAGAGGGTGATCCAATTGCACTTGCTGCTTTTGATCAAACCTGTGACTTACTGGGTCAAAAACTGGCTGATGCTACCGCTATCTTTAGCCCTGAGGCGATCTTTCTGTTAGGGGGATTGGCCAAAGCGGGCAAGGAACTGCTCTTTGATCCTACAAAAAAATATATGGAGCACTACATGTTCCAGGTATTCAAAAATAAGGTAGAGCTTTTTCCTTCTGCTCTTGAACATAGAAACGCGGCCGTATTAGGCGCTAGCGCCCTTGCCTGGAAGGAAATGGGGATAAACGTAGATTAA
- a CDS encoding DUF2383 domain-containing protein — protein MSKKLEVLSQLNSLLTKSIDAKKGYHKAAEEIDDPSIKGLFMCLAEQRENFRKSTREEIRFLGGEPNTGPMDPDYIQEAFAQPDLLILLNTVDQTLENCLRHELNSLAQYAEGMADADESTRNLIVGQRESVKLALHDLKSLRTSAKLTL, from the coding sequence ATGAGCAAAAAATTAGAAGTATTAAGCCAATTAAACAGCTTGCTTACCAAAAGCATTGATGCAAAAAAAGGATATCATAAAGCTGCAGAAGAAATTGATGACCCTTCAATAAAAGGGTTGTTTATGTGCCTGGCAGAGCAAAGAGAAAATTTCCGCAAATCTACCCGTGAAGAAATTCGTTTTCTGGGAGGAGAACCTAATACTGGACCTATGGATCCAGACTATATTCAGGAAGCTTTTGCCCAGCCCGATTTACTCATCTTACTTAATACTGTCGATCAGACCTTAGAAAACTGCTTAAGACATGAGCTAAATTCTTTGGCGCAATATGCAGAAGGTATGGCAGATGCTGATGAGTCAACCAGAAATTTGATCGTAGGTCAGCGCGAATCAGTAAAGCTAGCGTTACACGATCTTAAGAGCTTACGAACCTCAGCCAAGCTGACATTATAA
- a CDS encoding xylulokinase: protein MTDSSEGFLLGYDLGSSSIKASLVSVADGEVLASATSPQQEMAMAAPQEGWAEQDPEMWWEHIIKATQALKAQHGAALAQVKAIGISYQMHGLVLVDKAHKVLRPSIIWCDSRAVSIGRQAFEALGEAYSLGHLLNSPGNFTASKIKWVKENEPAIYARIYKMMLPGDYAAMKLTGEICTTVSGLSEGIMWDFREQSIAAKLLAHYGINADFIPAVVPTFAEQGKVTAEVADLLGLPVGIPVAYRAGDQPNNALSLNVLEPGEVATTAGTSGVIYGVSDQLDYDPQSRVNTFAHVNYSKEHPRYGILACVNGTGIQNSWLKNNMMGSDADYESMNLLAAQVPIGSSGVMVLPFGNGAERTLANADIDAHIHGIKFNTHSQGHILRAAQEGIVFALKYSFDIMQGMGMQIKKVKAGRANMFLSPIFREAFANITGAKVELYNTDGAAGAARGAGMGAGVYTDFKEAFAGLKQVGEAIPEPKKQEAYQEAYKCWHGVLQQKLELEGKS, encoded by the coding sequence ATGACCGACAGTTCCGAAGGCTTTTTGCTAGGGTATGATTTAGGAAGCTCTTCCATCAAGGCAAGTTTGGTGAGCGTAGCGGATGGAGAAGTACTGGCGAGTGCTACTTCGCCTCAACAGGAGATGGCTATGGCTGCTCCTCAGGAGGGCTGGGCTGAGCAAGATCCGGAAATGTGGTGGGAGCACATTATCAAAGCTACGCAAGCTTTAAAAGCCCAACACGGAGCCGCACTAGCGCAGGTAAAAGCCATTGGTATTTCTTACCAGATGCATGGTCTGGTGCTGGTAGACAAAGCGCATAAGGTGCTTCGCCCTTCCATTATCTGGTGTGATAGCAGAGCAGTGTCAATTGGCCGTCAGGCATTTGAGGCTTTGGGAGAAGCATACAGTCTGGGCCACCTGCTTAACAGTCCCGGTAATTTTACTGCTTCTAAAATTAAGTGGGTAAAAGAGAATGAGCCAGCTATTTACGCTCGTATCTATAAGATGATGCTACCCGGAGACTATGCCGCCATGAAATTGACCGGAGAAATTTGTACAACAGTGTCAGGGCTTTCCGAAGGTATCATGTGGGATTTTCGTGAGCAATCCATAGCAGCAAAGTTACTTGCGCATTACGGCATCAACGCTGATTTTATCCCTGCTGTAGTACCTACTTTTGCTGAGCAGGGCAAGGTGACTGCTGAAGTAGCTGACTTATTAGGTTTGCCAGTAGGTATACCGGTGGCTTACAGAGCGGGAGATCAGCCGAATAATGCTTTATCGCTTAATGTGCTGGAGCCGGGAGAGGTAGCGACTACCGCCGGAACATCAGGCGTAATCTACGGTGTAAGTGATCAACTGGATTATGATCCGCAGTCCAGAGTAAATACTTTTGCTCATGTGAATTATAGTAAGGAGCATCCTCGCTACGGAATATTGGCCTGCGTAAACGGAACCGGAATTCAGAATAGCTGGCTTAAGAACAATATGATGGGAAGCGACGCTGATTATGAGTCTATGAACTTATTGGCGGCCCAGGTACCCATTGGCTCATCCGGAGTAATGGTTTTGCCTTTCGGAAATGGTGCGGAACGTACACTGGCCAATGCGGATATAGATGCGCACATCCACGGTATAAAATTTAATACTCACAGTCAGGGACATATTCTAAGAGCTGCTCAGGAGGGTATTGTCTTTGCCCTGAAGTATAGTTTTGACATTATGCAGGGGATGGGCATGCAGATCAAAAAAGTGAAGGCCGGGCGTGCTAATATGTTTCTTAGCCCAATCTTCCGTGAGGCTTTTGCCAATATTACCGGAGCAAAGGTAGAACTGTACAATACAGATGGTGCCGCCGGTGCGGCAAGAGGTGCTGGCATGGGAGCTGGCGTATACACTGATTTTAAAGAGGCATTTGCCGGTTTAAAACAGGTAGGAGAGGCTATTCCTGAGCCAAAAAAACAGGAAGCCTATCAGGAAGCCTATAAATGTTGGCACGGCGTATTACAACAAAAGCTAGAACTAGAGGGTAAGAGCTAA
- a CDS encoding YccF domain-containing protein codes for MNLIGNILWIILGGFAIALEYLIAGILMCITIIGIPFGIQSFKLAGASLWPFGNEIQNTPNTGSGVSTILNVLWILLGGIWITLTHLVLGIGLCITIVGIPFGLQHFKLMKLSFTPFGYEFGGVRPADGLTQ; via the coding sequence ATGAATCTAATTGGCAATATATTATGGATTATCCTGGGTGGTTTTGCTATTGCTCTTGAATACCTGATTGCCGGTATACTGATGTGTATCACCATCATTGGTATTCCTTTTGGCATTCAATCCTTCAAACTGGCCGGCGCAAGCCTCTGGCCATTTGGGAATGAAATACAAAACACACCCAATACAGGATCGGGTGTGTCTACTATTTTAAATGTGTTATGGATTTTGCTGGGAGGGATATGGATCACACTTACCCATCTTGTACTAGGCATAGGCTTGTGTATTACGATTGTTGGTATTCCTTTCGGCTTACAACATTTTAAGCTGATGAAGCTAAGTTTCACTCCATTCGGTTATGAGTTCGGGGGAGTACGTCCTGCCGATGGACTGACCCAATAA
- a CDS encoding metallophosphoesterase family protein, which yields MKRRKFIKNLGARSSTFLLAHESLYKDNASPSPYHYPSVRTLKDAMTKEGEIAVRLAFSAKSEDKLGTIEGSIKVIGAEVDRIKAYFFEPEEDDFSSENQSFISSASIMQTDVLVLWLKGAQEKTTIRLEEIQAFSFTLAELVEQEEISTNIDDSKITANLLLDKEIGSINLKDVGGEEAGSNFSFVIMADPQGGDPEEEGNWPTRMKIHNAWVEDCVQRVNELSSQPQFTLVLGDIVDSQGQMANFVQMQTFFSKLKTPVLYAIGNHETRYQAVFTPGYNMQAFNNYFAAQKAMNGMELMLYAFDLGAWHFIVWPDPLRLNFWETHPHYFDWLERDLARNKDRPTFFFQHVPSHPIGIDPLINYAESVTVKRTLLDILAKHGNVRYIFSGHVHIPIKTSFKTAVTYKGMKMINLPAAGYRPRAFGEEDFAGGPCQGVAIVDVKGKEAAVKFKTVTEEEFPYPEALPEFDEEKYALWLTNKWQLPAQSRLLNGGFEQGLTGWTPRFVYTEDQNPSNICEVRPVYDHNGFHALYLHSHKRGYDIPGQDRLPQTINRLCQAVRWQADQPPLLKLKYSVDGKNSDLQGWCGAFVWVEAFARSFKRMSLLYWTGTAYTGIETKEEKELTDPIHLSLDSAPDQWHQATLNIGRDFEQHSGQKFANLQADRLVINLGVWTINDGHDYPFSIYFDDLQLEKSASPGLISKAGSKTVNQMPNDSVWWLGKYTPFTHIAGEHRYIFTTKQTGPQN from the coding sequence ATGAAAAGAAGAAAGTTTATAAAGAACCTTGGAGCGCGCAGTTCTACTTTTTTGTTGGCTCACGAAAGCTTATATAAAGATAACGCCTCACCTTCTCCCTACCATTACCCATCAGTACGCACGCTGAAAGACGCGATGACAAAAGAAGGGGAGATCGCTGTACGACTTGCTTTTAGTGCAAAGAGCGAAGATAAGCTGGGCACTATTGAGGGCAGCATAAAAGTAATAGGAGCCGAAGTTGACAGAATCAAAGCTTACTTTTTTGAGCCGGAAGAAGATGACTTTTCCTCTGAAAATCAAAGCTTTATATCATCTGCCAGCATAATGCAAACCGACGTATTAGTATTGTGGCTCAAAGGCGCACAGGAAAAGACCACTATCCGGCTGGAAGAAATACAGGCTTTCAGCTTTACGCTGGCAGAGCTTGTCGAGCAAGAAGAAATTAGCACCAACATCGATGACAGTAAAATTACGGCTAACCTACTACTGGACAAAGAAATAGGAAGCATCAACCTGAAAGATGTAGGTGGTGAAGAAGCGGGCAGTAATTTCAGCTTTGTCATTATGGCGGACCCTCAGGGCGGAGATCCTGAGGAGGAAGGAAACTGGCCTACCCGAATGAAAATCCATAATGCCTGGGTGGAAGATTGTGTGCAGCGGGTCAATGAGCTGAGCAGCCAACCGCAGTTTACTCTGGTGCTGGGCGACATCGTAGACAGCCAGGGGCAGATGGCTAATTTTGTGCAGATGCAAACCTTCTTTAGCAAGCTAAAAACACCTGTTCTCTACGCTATTGGCAACCATGAAACTCGCTACCAAGCTGTATTTACACCAGGCTATAACATGCAAGCTTTCAACAACTATTTTGCCGCGCAAAAGGCGATGAACGGAATGGAGTTGATGCTCTACGCCTTTGACCTGGGGGCATGGCACTTTATCGTATGGCCTGATCCGCTCCGCCTAAACTTCTGGGAAACACATCCTCATTATTTTGACTGGCTGGAAAGAGACCTGGCAAGAAATAAGGACCGTCCTACTTTTTTCTTCCAGCACGTTCCCAGCCATCCTATTGGTATTGATCCGCTAATCAATTATGCCGAATCTGTAACTGTTAAACGCACTTTGCTGGATATATTAGCTAAGCATGGAAATGTACGCTACATCTTCAGTGGACATGTACATATACCTATCAAAACTTCTTTTAAAACAGCGGTGACCTATAAGGGGATGAAGATGATCAATTTGCCAGCGGCGGGCTATCGCCCCCGGGCTTTTGGAGAGGAAGATTTTGCCGGAGGACCTTGTCAGGGCGTAGCTATTGTAGACGTTAAAGGCAAAGAAGCTGCAGTGAAATTTAAGACGGTAACCGAAGAAGAATTTCCTTATCCGGAAGCTTTGCCTGAGTTTGACGAAGAAAAATATGCCCTCTGGCTCACAAACAAATGGCAGCTTCCTGCCCAATCCAGGCTCCTCAATGGAGGATTTGAACAGGGCCTCACAGGCTGGACACCCCGCTTTGTATATACCGAAGATCAAAATCCTTCCAATATCTGTGAAGTTCGCCCTGTTTATGACCACAATGGTTTCCATGCCCTCTATCTGCATAGCCATAAGCGGGGCTACGATATCCCTGGCCAGGATCGCCTGCCTCAGACGATCAACCGGCTTTGTCAGGCAGTACGATGGCAGGCTGATCAACCTCCTCTACTCAAACTAAAATATAGCGTGGATGGAAAAAACAGTGATTTACAGGGTTGGTGTGGTGCATTTGTCTGGGTAGAAGCTTTTGCCAGGTCCTTTAAACGAATGAGCTTACTTTACTGGACAGGGACTGCTTATACTGGTATAGAAACCAAAGAAGAAAAAGAGCTGACCGATCCCATCCATCTTAGCCTGGATAGCGCTCCTGACCAATGGCATCAGGCTACCCTCAACATAGGTCGGGATTTTGAGCAGCATAGCGGCCAGAAGTTTGCAAATCTACAAGCTGACCGGCTCGTGATTAACCTGGGAGTATGGACGATCAATGACGGGCATGATTATCCATTTAGCATCTATTTTGACGACCTCCAACTTGAAAAAAGTGCTTCACCTGGGCTGATTAGCAAAGCCGGAAGCAAAACCGTAAACCAAATGCCAAACGATAGCGTATGGTGGCTTGGCAAATATACCCCCTTCACGCACATTGCCGGAGAACACAGATATATCTTCACTACCAAACAAACAGGACCGCAGAACTGA
- a CDS encoding HAD family hydrolase — MAHVDTVIFDLGGVLIDWNPRYLYGKIFGNEKEIDFFLREVCHADWNRRQDGGRTFAEATEERAAVYPAYEEVIRCYFARWEEMLGGTLDNNVRVLEKLHQDKQVGLYAITNWSHETFPIALRKYNFLHYFKDIVVSGTEKLLKPEAAIYKVLLERNALCPEKCVFIDDVEENVEGARRLGIRGIHLKPDTDLSAELKKAGITL; from the coding sequence ATGGCTCATGTTGATACTGTGATTTTTGACCTGGGTGGAGTATTAATTGACTGGAACCCCAGATACCTTTATGGCAAAATTTTCGGAAATGAGAAGGAAATAGATTTTTTCCTGAGAGAGGTTTGCCATGCCGACTGGAATCGTAGACAGGATGGAGGACGTACCTTCGCAGAAGCCACTGAAGAAAGGGCTGCTGTCTATCCGGCATATGAAGAAGTGATTCGCTGTTACTTTGCTCGCTGGGAAGAGATGCTGGGAGGCACCCTTGATAATAATGTAAGGGTTTTGGAAAAACTACATCAGGATAAGCAAGTGGGTCTCTATGCTATTACCAATTGGTCACACGAGACTTTTCCTATCGCTTTAAGAAAGTATAATTTCCTGCATTACTTTAAGGATATTGTCGTGTCAGGAACGGAGAAACTACTTAAACCAGAAGCAGCAATTTATAAGGTATTACTGGAGCGTAATGCTTTGTGTCCGGAAAAGTGTGTATTTATTGATGATGTTGAAGAAAATGTCGAGGGTGCACGTCGGCTCGGCATAAGAGGGATTCACCTAAAACCTGACACAGACCTTTCAGCTGAGCTTAAGAAAGCAGGTATTACACTATAA
- a CDS encoding carbonic anhydrase, which yields MKPTIVPAEEALKRLQEGNQRFVAEKRNHAHEDNEYRVSLSKGQDPFAVILACADSRVTPEILFDQGLGDLFVIRVAGNVAKEKVTGSIEYAVAHLGVRLVMVLGHQNCGAVGASMGVAELSKNLQALVNEIKPAVHMAEKSGEKDVLNTAVRYNAQLVAAKLSESQPTLYPAVENEGLKIVPAYYKLETGEVELL from the coding sequence ATGAAACCTACTATTGTACCTGCCGAAGAGGCACTCAAACGACTTCAGGAAGGAAATCAGCGATTTGTTGCGGAAAAAAGAAACCATGCTCATGAGGACAATGAATATCGTGTGTCTTTATCCAAAGGGCAGGATCCTTTTGCGGTAATTTTGGCTTGCGCTGATTCTCGTGTCACGCCCGAAATTCTATTTGACCAGGGATTGGGTGATCTTTTTGTAATCAGAGTGGCAGGAAATGTAGCTAAAGAAAAAGTAACCGGCAGTATTGAATATGCAGTTGCCCACTTAGGTGTACGCCTGGTAATGGTTTTGGGACATCAGAACTGTGGGGCTGTGGGGGCCAGTATGGGGGTAGCAGAGCTCTCTAAAAACCTGCAAGCTCTGGTCAATGAGATTAAACCTGCTGTGCATATGGCAGAAAAGAGCGGAGAAAAAGATGTGTTGAATACTGCAGTACGGTATAATGCTCAATTGGTAGCCGCAAAACTTAGCGAATCACAACCCACGCTTTATCCAGCTGTAGAAAATGAAGGACTGAAAATAGTACCTGCTTACTACAAACTCGAGACAGGAGAAGTAGAGTTACTATAA